The Pontibacter korlensis sequence GCTGATGTCGGTGAGTTTACTGATTGCATTATTCACAAACCTGATTATATTGCCAACTTTGCTGATGAGCTTCGATAGCGGCAAGTTTGAGCGTGATCCTTACGCCCTGATAGAGCACTACGATGAGTTTTACCTGGAGCATGAGGACGAGGAGCTCGACCTGAATCAGCTAAAGTTGAAAGTTGAAGAATTAACTCTTGAGGAAGATAAAAAACCTGTAAACGGTGAAGTACAACGAGTATAAGAATCTGAATTACGCCAAAGTAGGCGAAGATGTGCTTTCCTTTTGGAAGCAGAACAACATCTTTGAGAAATCGGTAGCCACACGTGAGGGCAAAACACCTTTCGTGTTCTACGAAGGCCCACCATCTGCCAACGGTACACCGGGCATTCACCACGTAATGGCCCGTGCTGTAAAAGACATTTTTTGCCGCTATAAAACCCTGAAAGGTTTTCAGGTAAACCGCAAAGGCGGCTGGGACACCCATGGCCTTCCGGTAGAGCTGCAGGTAGAGAAAGAGCTGGGCATTACTAAAGAAGATATCGGTAAGAAGATAACGGTAGAGGAGTATAACCAGCGCTGCCGCGAAACGGTAATGCGTTTCAAGAACCAATGGGATACCCTAACAGAGCAAATGGGCTACTGGGTAGACCTGAACAACCCGTATATCACTTTCGAGAATGAGTACATCGAGTCTTGCTGGGCACTGCTGAAGCGCCTTTACGACAAGGGGTATTTATATAAAGGCTATACAATACAACCTTTCTCTCCTGCTGCAGGTACAGGCCTTAGCTCACACGAGCTGAACCAGCCAGGCTGCTACAAAATGGTGAAAGATACTACCATTGTGGCGCAGTTCGAGGTGAAGAAGATTACCCGTAACATGTTCCTGTTCGAAGACGAAGAGGAGAATGTATACTTCTTGGCTTGGACAACGACGCCTTGGACACTGCCTGCCAACACAGGACTTGCCGTAGGTAAGAACATAAAGTATGTGAAGGTGAAATCCTTCAACCCATATACGTACGAGCCGATCTCAGTTATACTTGCTAAGGATCTGGTGAGTCGCTATTTCAACCCGAAAGCTGCTGACTTGGCGCTGGCTGATTACAAGGCAGGCGATAAGCTGGTTCCTTATAAAGTGGTAGAGGAGTTTACTGGTACTGACCTGAATGGCGTGGAGTATCACCAGCTGATGCCATACGTGCAGCCAGACAAGCCAGCTTTCCGTGTGATCATCGGTGATTATGTAACTACAGAGGATGGTACTGGTATCGTGCATATTTCGCCAACCTTTGGTGCAGATGACGCCCGTGTAGCCGCTCAAAATGATATCCCGGCACTGCTGGTAATGGACGAGAATGGTAAGCCATCTCCGATCGTAGACAGACAAGGTAGATTTGTGAAGGAGATCACCGACTTTGCTGGCATGTATGTAAAGAACTATGCCAAGGAAGACGAGTCTGCTGCCGAGTACAAGCCTACTGATGTAAAGATCGCCATCAAGCTAAAAGAAGAAGGCAAGGCATTCAAAGTAGAGAAGTACGAGCACACTTATCCGCATTGTTGGAGAACAGATATGCCGGTGCTGTACTACCCGCTGGATAGCTGGTTCATCAAAACCACAGCTGTTAAAGACCGCCTGATCGAGCTGAACAAAACCATCAACTGGAAACCAGAGTCAACTGGTACAGGTCGTTTTGGTAACTGGCTGGAGAACCTGGTGGACTGGAACCTGTCACGCTCCCGTTACTGGGGCACCCCACTGCCTATCTGGAGAACTGAAGACGGCGAGGAAGAAATCTGCATCGGCTCTATCGCGCAGCTGAACGACGAGATTGCCAGAGCGGTGGACGCTGGTTTGATGGATACTTCTGTAGAGGTGAAAGACCTGCACCGCCCGTATGTGGACAACATCGTGCTGGTAAGCAAGTCTGGAAAGCCAATGTACAGAGAGACAGACCTTATCGACGTGTGGTTTGACTCTGGTGCTATGCCTTATGCACAATGGCACTACCCATTGGAGAACGAGAATATCTTTGATAAAAACTTTCCAGCAGATTTTATTGCTGAAGGTGTTGACCAAACACGCGGCTGGTTCTTTACGCTACACGCATTGGCTGTAATGCTGGAGGATAACGTGGCTTACAAAAACGTAATCGCCAACGGTCTGGTGCTGGATAAGAACGGCAATAAGATGAGCAAGCGCCTAGGCAATGCCATAGATCCGTTCGAGATGATTGGTAACTATGGCCCGGATGCCGTGCGCTGGTATATGATCTCCAATGCGCCACCGTGGGACAACCTGAAGTTTAACCCGGATGGCGTGGTAGAGACGCAGCGCCGTTTCTTTGGCACACTGCAGAACACATACTCGTTCTTCGCACTCTATGCTAACCTTGACAACTTTACGTACTCAGAGGCTGATGTGCCAATGGCGCAACGTACCGAGTCAGACCGCTGGATCATCTCAAAGCTGAACACGCTGGTGCAGGACGTAGATACGTACTACGAAGACTACGATCCAACCCGTGCTGCCCGTGCCATCCAGGATTTTGTGGTGGACGACCTGAGTAATTGGTACGTGCGCCTGAACCGTAAGCGTTTCTGGAAAGGTGAGTATAACACAGATAAGATTGCCGCTTACCAGACATTGTATACTTGCTTGGAGACAATTGCTGTTCTGGCTGCTCCGGTGGCACCGTTCTATACAGAGCAATTGTACCGCGACCTGAACAACGTAAGCAACAAGCATACAGTAGAGTCGGTACACTTAGCATATTATCCGGAGGTAAATCAAGAGAATATCGATACGGATCTGGAGGAGCGCATGCAACTGGCGCAAACTGTTTCTTCTTTGGTGCACTCGCTGCGTAAGAAAGAAATGATTAAAGTACGCCAGCCACTGCAGCGTATCCTGATACCGGTACTGAACTCGAAAATGAAGCAGCAGATTGAGGCTGTGGCTGATTTGATCCTGAGTGAGGTGAACGTGAAGGCTATCGAATACATCGATGATACTTCTGGCATCCTGGTGAAGAAGATTAAGCCTAACTTCAAAAAGTTAGGTCAGGTGTTCGGTCCAAAGATGAAGCTGGTAGCAGCTGCTGTACAGCAAATGGATCAGGCAGATATCGCTACACTGGAGCGCGAAGGTGGCTTTAAGATCATGCTTTCAGAGGATGAGTCAGCAGTACTGACGCCGGACGATGTGGAGATCTCTTCTGAGGACATCCCGGGTTGGCTGGTAGCCAGCGAAGGCAGATTAACTGTAGCCTTGGATATTACCATCACAGAGGAGCTGAAGCAGGAGGGTATTGCCCGCGACCTGGTAAATCGTATCCAGAACTTGCGTAAGGACTCTAACCTAGAGGTTCAGGACAAGATCCACATCGCCATGCAGCAATCAGTGCCAGAGGTAAACGAGGCTGTTAAAAACTACAGCGACTATATATGTGCTGAAACACAAGCCCTGACGCTGGACCTGGTAGTGGAGCTGGCAAGCGCCACCATACTGGATATTGATGATTACAAGGTGTCAATCCAAATTCAGACAGAAGAAAGAGCGACTATCTAAATCAACAGAGCACCAGGAAACTAAAAGGTATTCTGGTGCTCTTATATTTTCAAGAAGTCTGTTATGGCGGCCAACATTGTAAAGTGCCAGCTGCTTAAATTTTAGATATGAAATACGGAAAATACTACCTGGCTGCTCTTGCCGTGATTCTTGTAGATCAGGCTGTAAAGCTGATCGTGCATTACAACATGGAAATGGGAATGCCAGGGGAGATTCATCTAATTGGCGATTGGCTGAAACTGCATTACACTCTTAACCCTGGGATGGCCTTTGGTGTGGAGCTAGGCTCTGAGTATGGCAAGCTTATACTTACGCTGTTCCGCTTGGTAGCCATGTTTGGTATTGGCTATTACCTGTATTACCTCGTTAAGAATAAGGCTCCTAAAGGTCTTATCTGGTGCATCTCGCTGATACTTGGCGGCGCTATAGGTAACCTGATAGACAGTACCTTTTACGGTGTATGGTTTGACAACGCTCCCTATGGCTCTTCTACACCATGGTTTCATGGGCAGGTAATAGATATGTTCTATGTGGACATATGGGAAGGTATCGTGCCGAACTGGGTTCCGATTCTTGGTGGTAAACCAATGTCGCTGTGGCCTATCTTCAATGTAGCCGACTCTGCCATCTTTGTAGGTGTATTGCTGATCCTTTTCAACCAGAAGCGCTTCTTCGGAGAGCACCATGAAGAGCAAAAGCAAAAGCCAGTAGAGCAGCAAGGGCTGTAATCATAAGTATAAATTCAAAACAAAAAGGCTGCTCCTGAATTGGAGCAGCCTTTTTGTTTTGAATACAATGTGGGTTACTACGAAGCTATACTACTTCATACTCCAGACGGTCGGAGGAGCTGTGTATGCCACGAGAATTATAAAACTCCTCTCTCTTTCAGCGCTTCCTTCAGCGCTTCGGGCGAAGTAAAATGAATAGAATCTATTCCAAGTTGTTCTGCCGCTTTTACGTTCCGCAGGTTATCATCTATAAAAACAGCTTCGGAAGGATGCACATCATACCTGCTTAGTAACGTGTGGTAGAAACTGCTAAATGGCTTCCTGTCTTTTTCGGTGCCTGATACTACTATTCCATCGAACCAGTTCAGGAAATCAAACTGTTCCTGTGCAATCGGGAAAGTTTCTGCAGACCAGTTTGTGAGGGCGTAGAGGTTGTACTTGCCGCTTTCTTTTAACTCCCGCAAAATATCGACAGTACCCTCTATGGCTCCTCCCAACATTTCATGCCAGCGGCCATAAAAAGCCTCTATTCTTTCCTGGTGCTCCGGATGCCTTGCTACCAGTAGTTCTGTGGCCTCCTGTAACGGACGTCCGGCATCCTGCTCCTCATTCCATTCCGGGGTGCAAATGTTCTCCAGGAAGTGCAGCATTTCTTCTTCTTCATCGAAGATCTTTCGGTACAGGTAGTGCGGGTTCCAATCAATCAGCACAGCACCCAAGTCGAAAATGATGAATTTAATCATAGCTTAAATAAGAGGTGTTTTTCTAAGTTATGTGGTTTGGATATGTATTTCAAAATGTTTATTCTAAAAACGTAACTGGTACAAAAGCCTTGTAACTAAAAAGCTTTATTTTCACCAAAGAACAAACCCACTCTTGCGTTGACTTTACTAAAACCCATACTTCAGGTAATAAACCTAAACTCTGTTTTCTCAACACTCCATAGCATCACAAAAGCTGTAGACAAGGTAAGCTTTGAAGTCTACGCTGGCGAAACAGTTGCCATAGTAGGAGAGTCCGGCTCCGGAAAGTCTGTAACGGCACTATCTCTAATGCGGTTGCTCGATACAACCCCAGGACAAATCGCAACAGGGCAGGTGGTGTTCCAGTCAAAAAAGTATGGAGAAGTAGACTTATTGCAGCTGCCGGAGAAGCAAATGCAGCACATCCGTGGCAACGAGATCAGCATGGTTTTTCAGGAACCTATGTCCTCACTTAACCCCGTTTACACCTGTGGAAAACAAGTGACAGAGGCATTGCTGATACATAATACTCTAACAAAAAAACAGGCCAAAGAACGAACTATACAGCTTTTTGAAAAGGCAAGGCTGTCACATCCTGAAAGAATTTTTGATGCTTATCCACATGAAGTTTCAGGAGGGCAGAAGCAGCGCGTTATGATTGCTATGGCCTTGGCCTGCGAGCCAAGTATACTTATTGCCGATGAGCCTACTACGGCTTTGGATGTAACGGTGCAGGCACGCGTGCTGCGGCTGGTAGACGAGCTGCGGATAAAGGAGAATACGGCAGTGCTCTTCATTACCCACGATCTAGGCGTGGTAGCCGAGATAGCTGACCGCATCCTAGTGATGTATAAAGGAAAGATAGTGGAGCAAGGTAAGGTGATAGATATCTTTACCAATCCGCAGCACCCCTATACCAAGGGTTTGCTAGCCTGCCGCCCAAAGCTTACAGCGAAGAAGCAGACTATACTTCCTACTGTATCTGACTTTATGTTTGAGGATGAGCAAGGAAACATACTCGAGAGAAAGGCGCAGATACTGGAGCCCTCGCTGGAGGATGTAGTAAGTAATTATGTAGGTACTGTTCGTAATATAAAACACCAACAGGAAAACAAGCAGAAGCCTTTGCTGCTACAAGTTGAAAACTTGAAGGTACACTTTCCGATAAAGAAAGGATTCTTTGGCCGCACTACTGGTTTAGTTAAGGCTGTAGATGACGTAAGCTTTGAGGTAAGGCCAGGCGAAACGATAGGTTTGGTAGGTGAGTCTGGCTGTGGCAAAACAACCTTAGGGCGTGCGCTGTTGCGGCTAATAGAACCAACGGAAGGAAGCATAACTTTTGATGGACAGAATGTAGTGCAATTAACCCCTGAAGAATTGCGCAATAGCCGTCGCAATATTCAGATGATCTTCCAGGATCATTATACGTCGCTTAACCCAATGCATACTGTAAGTGAGGTTATTGTGGAGCCAATGCAAGTGCATAACTTCTACAGTTCCGATAAAGAACGACATGGAAAATCTTTGGAACTGATTGAGAAAGTGGGGCTTACGAAAGATTATTTGCATCGTTATCCACATGAGCTGTCAGGCGGGCAGCGGCAGCGTGTAAGTATAGCCCGGGCGTTAGCCCTGCGGCCCAAATGTATCATATGCGATGAGTCTGTGTCAGCGTTGGATGTATCGGTGCAGGCGCAGGTGCTTAACCTGCTTAACAGGCTAAAGCAGGAGTTTCATATCACCTACATCTTTATTACCCACGATCTTTCTGTAGCAAAATATATGTCGGACCGTATACTTGTAATGAATAGGGGTAAGATCGTTGAGACTGGTACACCAGAGCAGATTTTCCGTCAACCGCAAGAGGAGTATACGCGTAATCTAATCAGTGCAATCCCGAAGGGCGAGCCGGAAGACATTATAACCGCACAACAAAAGCGCAAGGCCATCAAGGCAGGGTTAGAATAAGACAGCTTCCTCAGCTGTGGCCCGGGCAGAATCAATCTAAAGATTTGTAAAGTATGCAGCAAACGCACCATGAATCCGACTGGGAATTCCATTTCAGAAGCATAGACAATAAGCCTGGCTCCATAGCGGTAGATCTAGGCTTGGCTAAAGTTGCCCCGCTGTCCGAACAGCCAAATCTTGTACAGGTGTCGGTTAAAATGGTTGATCCTCGTCCGGATGGGCTGTCGTCGTTGCAGGAAACAATTGTGCTGCAGAGCCTGGAAGATGACCTGGAAGAGGTTTTAAGAACAACCTGTCAGGCTACCTATGCAGGGCGCTTAACATCTAACGGGCATCGCAAAATCTACTTCTATATGGGCGAGCCTAACGGCTATGCGGAGTCTGTTCAGCGTGTTATGCAGAATTACAACGGACATGCCTATACCCTTAAGCTGGTAAAGGATAAAGACTGGAGCCGGTACTTTAACTTTTTATACCCAGAACCGGAGCAGTTACAAAGTATACAAAACCGCAAAGTGTTGGAAGAGTTGGAGAAGAACGGCGATGACTTGAGCAAAGAGCGGCAGGTGGACCACTGGGTGTACTTTAAAACAGAGGCTGATAGAACTGCATTTGTGGAGAGTATAGCCAACGAGAATTACACCGTTATCACCAGCGATTACCTGGAAGCATCAGAAGACTACCCATTCCGCCTGCATATTAGCCGCACCGATAAGCTGGACCAGTTAAATATAGACAGAACAGTACTCCACCTGCGACGCCTGGCCCTTAAGCACCATGGCGATTACGATGGCTGGGAAACCTCCCTGGAAGTATAATAACCGCACCTATCTACCCTCTCCATTGCTCAAATCCCTCTTATATAGAAAATTCTCTATAAATTGAACTCGAATTACAAGATACTTTAGCCAAAGAGCGCTTAGTGGCGTATAGTAAAACTAAATTATTTGTGCTAAAGATTGTAAATGGTTGTGGCAGCTGATTTAGCTGCCCCCATAGCGACGAAGATACATGAGAAGTAAAAGAGACAAAAAAGGCGGCAGAGATTCTGAGAGCCGCAACGACAAAGGCCAGTCCCGCAGAAGAGGAGGCGAATCATCAAACCGCAAAGAGTCCGCAAGAGAGGCTTATGCCAGAAGAGAACCCTCTAACCGAAAAGGGGCTCCAAAATCGGCTAAAGCTATAGTACTGGAAGTGTTCTCCAACAGTCCCGACACTGTTTTTACAATGCGACAGGTTACGCGCCGCCTAGGTGTGACAGACAAGCATGGCCGTGAGCAGGTGCAGAAGCTGGTAAAGACACTGGTGCAGGAAAACAAACTGCTGGCCGTGGACGACGACAAGTACATGATGAACCTGAAGGTCGAAATCGTGACAGGTCGTGTGGACTTGGCTAACAGCAAATATGCCTACATCGTGTCGGAAGACCGGGAGGAAGACATCCGTGTGTTTACAGAGCACCTACAGTATGCCTTAGATGGCGACTTGGTTAAAGTAGAAGTGCTGCCATCGGTAAGAGGTGGCCGCCAGGAGGGAGTGGTAGTAGAGGTACTGCAGCGCTCTCGTACAGAGCTGGTAGGTATCATGGAGCTATCCAAGAACTTTGGCTTTGTTGTGCCAGACTTCAAAAGGGTATACTTTGACATATTTGTAGGCGAGCGGCATCTGAATGAGGCGGAAAGCGGAGATAAAGTGCTGGTACGCGTTATTGAGTGGCCAGACAAGCCAGGAAAGAACCCAACGGGTGAAGTGATTCGTGTTTTTGGTCCGGCCGGTGAGCATGAGGCTGAAATACACTCTATCATGGCTGAGTTTGGCCTGCCATTCGAGTTTCCGGAGGCAGTAGAGGAAGAGGCTGAGACAATCTCTGATAAAATACCAACCGGTGAAATTGCCAAGCGCCGCGATTTCCGCGATGTTGCCACTTTCACCATAGACCCTGCCGATGCCAAAGACTTCGACGATGCACTATCTATACAAAAGCTGGAGAACGGAAACTGGGAGATAGGCGTGCACATTGCCGATGTAACGCATTACGTGCACCCAAGAAGCGTGCTGGAGAAAGAAGCCTACCACAGGGCAACATCAGTATACTTGGTAGATAGAACCATCCCAATGCTGCCGGAGCGCCTTTCCAATGGCCTTTGCTCCCTCAGGCCAAATGAAGAGAAGCTAACATTCTCTGTTGTGTTTGAGCTGGACGAAAACGGCAAACTTTACGACACCTGGTACGGCCGCACCATTATTTACTCCGACCGCCGCTTTAGTTACGAGGAGGCACAGGAACGTATCGAAACCGGCGAGGGCGACTTTGCCGAGGAAATCAATATCCTGAACAGTATTGCCAAAAAACTGCAGGCGAAGCGCTTTAAAAATGGAGCTATCTCTTTCGAAACTGTAGAGGTGAAGTTTAAGCTAGACGAGAACGGCAAGCCACTATCGGTGTATGTAAAAGAACGCAAGGATGCACATAAGCTGATTGAGGAGTTCATGCTATTGGCTAATAAGTGTGTAGCTGAGTATGTGTATGGCCTGGGCAAAGGCAAGAAGCGCCCTACCATGGTCTACCGTACCCACGGCCAACCTGACCCGGACAAGCTGAGTACCTTCTCGCTGTTTGCCCGCAAGTTTGGTTATAAAGTAGACGTAGACGCCGATATTTCAGAAGAGCTGAACCACCTGACAGCCGAGATTGAAGGTAAGCCGGAGCAAAGCGTGCTGCAGAACCTCGCAATCCGTACCATGGCCAAGGCCAAGTATAGCACCGAACCAGAGGGCCATTTTGGTTTGGCTTTTGACCACTACTCACACTTCACCTCGCCTATTCGCCGTTACCCGGATATGATGGCACACCGCCTGCTGCAACATTACCTGGATGGCGGCAATTCTGAGGACAAAGATGAGTATGAGGAGCGCTGCAAGCATTCTTCGGAGATGGAGAAACGCGCTGCCGACGCAGAACGAGCCTCTATCAAGTATAAGCAGGTAGAATTTATGAAAGATACCATCGGGAATCAGTATAAAGGTATTGTTTCCGGTGTCACAGAATGGGGTATCTTTGTGGAGATCGAAGAGAACAAGTGCGAAGGCATGGTACGCCTGGCTGACCTCAACGACGATTATTACGAACTGGATGCTGATAACTACCGCATCATCGGTCGCCAAACCAAGCGTATTATTTCGTTCGGAGATGAGGTACTGGTAGAGGTGAAAAGTGCCAACCTTGCCGATCGCACCATCGATCTGGACCTAATCGAGACACTAAAACAACATTAAGTATCCTGTGGATATCACCACCCTTTCCGAAAAGTTAAACCATACTTTGTCCGCGCTCCGCTACGGTGAAAAGCCAAAGGAGCTTTACGAACCAATTAGGTATATAATGGCGTTGGGCGGCAAAAGAATTCGCCCATTGCTGGTGCTGCTGAGCGCAAAAATGTTTGATGAGGATGTGGAGAAAGCTCTTTTGCCCGCTGCGGCAGTGGAGGTTTTCCACAACTTCACGCTCATGCACGACGACATTATGGACAAGGCCCCACTGCGACGTGGGCAGCAAACTGTGCACGAAAAGTGGGATGCCAACACGGCTATACTTAGCGGCGATGTGATGCTGGTGCGGGCTTATGAGCTTTTATTAGGGGTGGAGCAAGATAAGCTGGCGCTGGTACTAAGGTTATTCAGCCGCACGGCAGCCGAAGTATGCGAAGGACAACAGCTGGACATGAACTTTGAGCGACGTGAGCAGGTAAGTATCCACGAGTACATCCACATGATCACGCTGAAAACAGCCGTGCTGCTGGGCTTTAGTCTGGAGCTGGGTGCCATACTTCAGGGAGCGCCAAAATCCGACGCAGAGCACCTGAAGGCCTTTGGCGACAACGTAGGTATAGCTTTCCAGCTACGCGATGATTTGCTGGATGTGTATGGCGACAAAGACAAGTTTGGCAAGCAGGTAGGTGGCGACATCCTGTCGGATAAGAAAACCTTCCTGATGCTGACAGCGCTGGAGCAGGCAAACGAGCAGCAGCGGCAAACCATCATTAGCTGGCGCGATAAAACCGATGAAAGTATAGCCGAGGACAAGGTAAAGGCCGTGACAGAGGTATACGACCAGCTTAACATCCGCCACCAAACAGAGCAGCAAATCGACCTGTACTTCCAGAAAGCTATACATCACTTAGATGCCATCCAGCTGCCAAAGGAGCGTAAGAGCACTATCCGTGGCCTTGCCCTGCAGCTTATGGAGCGTGATAGTTAACAATTAAAAAAAACTTTGTTAAGGAAGGCTGTGTTTTGCGGCCAAACCACAGCCTTCCTTAAAATAAGAGAGTGCCGGTGCGCAGCTCTTCAATGTCTTCCAGGCGCAGCTGGCTGAAGTCTTCCGTAACTAGGTCGGCCAGGGAAAGGTCCTGGTTCCCAGAGTTAGCCGATTTGTAGCCGATACACTTCATGCCAGCGGCTTTGGCGCCCTTAACGCCGTTGCTGCTGTCTTCTATCACGATAAAGTTAGCCGCTGGTATTTGGTAACGTTGTGCCACCTCCAGAAATATATCCGGAGCTGGTTTCCCATCGCGCACGTCCTCACTGCTTACAACAAAATCAAAGTAATGCCTGAACTCCAGTTTCTCCAGGATCAGGTCAATGATGTTGTGGGGAGAGGAGGAAGCCACAGAGAGTTTGTAACCGTTTTCCTTTAAAGTGGCCAGCAGCTCGTCCACTGCCGGGATGCACTGGATTTGGCGGGCCTGTAGTTCCCTATGTTTTACCTCCTTTTCAAGCCGGAAAAGCTCTTCTACCGTATGTGGGAGGTCAAACTCCCGTATCAAGGTTTCCCATACTCGTTTGGGGGCCATGCCCACAAAGCTGTGGTGCAGGGTGGTAGGCACCTGTATGTTTAACTGGCTGAACAGAAGCTTCTCCAGCTCTATGTGGATAGGCTCACTGTCCACTAGCACGCCGTCCATATCGAAGATCACGAATTTTTCCATGGGGTGTTGCTGTCGATCAAATAAATATGTGTTGGAGGGAAGATATGCAAAATCTGTAGGAATACCTTTTTAAAACTTGCAAGGGCCGCGTAGCGGAGGCGGTAAAGTATAAACGAGCATAAACCGTGAACATTTAGTGAGGGCATACGACTTTGTCTTTTATCTTTGTTCATAATCATTTCGTTACTCTTTCAAAAACAGAGCATGAGCGTTACCGTTATATTAATCATTATTACAGTTGGCATTTCGCTGTACGCCTGGCAAAACCAGGACCTGATGCATAAGTGGATCTTTCAGCCATACGCCGTACAGCGCGACAACTCCTGGTATCGCTTTCTTACATCTGGTTTCCTGCACGCTGACTTCACACACCTGTTGTTTAACATGTTCACGCTGTTCTTCTTTGGCGATGTGGTGGAGTATGTGTTTACATCTGCTTACGGACCTATTACTGGCATACTTTTATACCTGCTCGTGTACTTAGGTGGCATTATCGTATCAGATATCCCTACTTATTTCAAGCACCGCAATGATCCTCCGTACCGGGCATTGGGTGCCTCAGGTGGGGTAGCAAGCATTGTTTTTGCCAGCATACTTTTCTTTCCTACACTGGATATCTGTCTCTTTGCCTTTCTGTGTTTACCGGGCTTCATCTTCGGTATCCTGTACATGATGTACTCGTATTTCTCGGGCAAGCGTATGGGAGATAACATAAACCACGATGCCCACTTGTATGGTGCCTTGTATGGCTTTTTGCTGAGCTTGTTGTTAGTGCCTAGCGCACTGCCTAACTTCTTCAACC is a genomic window containing:
- the rnr gene encoding ribonuclease R gives rise to the protein MRSKRDKKGGRDSESRNDKGQSRRRGGESSNRKESAREAYARREPSNRKGAPKSAKAIVLEVFSNSPDTVFTMRQVTRRLGVTDKHGREQVQKLVKTLVQENKLLAVDDDKYMMNLKVEIVTGRVDLANSKYAYIVSEDREEDIRVFTEHLQYALDGDLVKVEVLPSVRGGRQEGVVVEVLQRSRTELVGIMELSKNFGFVVPDFKRVYFDIFVGERHLNEAESGDKVLVRVIEWPDKPGKNPTGEVIRVFGPAGEHEAEIHSIMAEFGLPFEFPEAVEEEAETISDKIPTGEIAKRRDFRDVATFTIDPADAKDFDDALSIQKLENGNWEIGVHIADVTHYVHPRSVLEKEAYHRATSVYLVDRTIPMLPERLSNGLCSLRPNEEKLTFSVVFELDENGKLYDTWYGRTIIYSDRRFSYEEAQERIETGEGDFAEEINILNSIAKKLQAKRFKNGAISFETVEVKFKLDENGKPLSVYVKERKDAHKLIEEFMLLANKCVAEYVYGLGKGKKRPTMVYRTHGQPDPDKLSTFSLFARKFGYKVDVDADISEELNHLTAEIEGKPEQSVLQNLAIRTMAKAKYSTEPEGHFGLAFDHYSHFTSPIRRYPDMMAHRLLQHYLDGGNSEDKDEYEERCKHSSEMEKRAADAERASIKYKQVEFMKDTIGNQYKGIVSGVTEWGIFVEIEENKCEGMVRLADLNDDYYELDADNYRIIGRQTKRIISFGDEVLVEVKSANLADRTIDLDLIETLKQH
- a CDS encoding polyprenyl synthetase family protein, whose product is MDITTLSEKLNHTLSALRYGEKPKELYEPIRYIMALGGKRIRPLLVLLSAKMFDEDVEKALLPAAAVEVFHNFTLMHDDIMDKAPLRRGQQTVHEKWDANTAILSGDVMLVRAYELLLGVEQDKLALVLRLFSRTAAEVCEGQQLDMNFERREQVSIHEYIHMITLKTAVLLGFSLELGAILQGAPKSDAEHLKAFGDNVGIAFQLRDDLLDVYGDKDKFGKQVGGDILSDKKTFLMLTALEQANEQQRQTIISWRDKTDESIAEDKVKAVTEVYDQLNIRHQTEQQIDLYFQKAIHHLDAIQLPKERKSTIRGLALQLMERDS
- a CDS encoding HAD family hydrolase; this translates as MEKFVIFDMDGVLVDSEPIHIELEKLLFSQLNIQVPTTLHHSFVGMAPKRVWETLIREFDLPHTVEELFRLEKEVKHRELQARQIQCIPAVDELLATLKENGYKLSVASSSPHNIIDLILEKLEFRHYFDFVVSSEDVRDGKPAPDIFLEVAQRYQIPAANFIVIEDSSNGVKGAKAAGMKCIGYKSANSGNQDLSLADLVTEDFSQLRLEDIEELRTGTLLF
- a CDS encoding rhomboid family intramembrane serine protease; amino-acid sequence: MSVTVILIIITVGISLYAWQNQDLMHKWIFQPYAVQRDNSWYRFLTSGFLHADFTHLLFNMFTLFFFGDVVEYVFTSAYGPITGILLYLLVYLGGIIVSDIPTYFKHRNDPPYRALGASGGVASIVFASILFFPTLDICLFAFLCLPGFIFGILYMMYSYFSGKRMGDNINHDAHLYGALYGFLLSLLLVPSALPNFFNQIANWRMF